Proteins encoded together in one Chryseobacterium taklimakanense window:
- a CDS encoding lysophospholipid acyltransferase family protein — protein sequence MAKKNIFADAFGTPYFLKRFVIFILGIVSYRRFNGFNKLKISGTEHIKDLPDSNVLFVSNHQTYFADVAAMYHVFFAVNNGYMNTIKNPVYLLNPKVDFYYVAAEETMNKGLLSKFFKLAGAVTVKRTWRAQGQNVNRMVDLKEVDNIMKALDNGWVITFPQGTTSAFAQGRKGTAKLVKQQRPIVVPIKINGFRRAFDKKGLKIKVTGVKPTMEFKPPLDIDYDKENAQEILDKIMIAIEQTQDFNVLYEYEEELKAKKEEQQSEVNN from the coding sequence ATGGCGAAGAAAAACATATTTGCAGATGCATTCGGCACCCCGTATTTCCTTAAAAGATTTGTGATCTTTATCCTGGGAATAGTATCTTACAGAAGATTCAACGGCTTCAATAAACTGAAGATTTCGGGCACCGAGCACATTAAGGACCTTCCGGATTCCAATGTGCTGTTCGTATCAAACCACCAAACTTACTTTGCGGATGTGGCTGCGATGTACCACGTTTTTTTTGCGGTGAACAATGGATATATGAACACCATTAAAAACCCTGTGTATCTCCTTAACCCGAAAGTTGATTTCTATTACGTGGCGGCCGAAGAGACGATGAATAAAGGCCTTTTGTCAAAATTTTTCAAACTCGCCGGAGCAGTAACCGTGAAGAGAACCTGGAGAGCACAGGGACAAAACGTGAACCGTATGGTTGATTTGAAGGAGGTTGATAATATCATGAAAGCGCTCGACAACGGTTGGGTCATCACCTTCCCTCAGGGCACAACTTCAGCATTTGCACAGGGCAGAAAAGGTACAGCCAAACTGGTGAAACAACAGAGGCCAATCGTAGTTCCAATTAAAATCAACGGATTCCGCAGGGCATTCGATAAAAAAGGATTAAAAATAAAAGTTACCGGCGTAAAACCTACTATGGAGTTCAAACCGCCGTTGGATATAGATTACGATAAAGAAAATGCTCAGGAAATCCTGGATAAAATCATGATCGCCATAGAACAAACTCAGGATTTCAACGTTCTGTATGAATACGAAGAAGAGCTGAAAGCTAAAAAAGAAGAACAACAATCTGAAGTAAACAATTAA
- a CDS encoding NUDIX hydrolase — MKIFGKDLLRKIKEADLHGEHAHSVYSPPYRPLFTYEEILQRNPRFAAVNILLYLKNDEWYFPLMVRTENENDRHSGQISLPGGSREEDDRDFAHTAQRETSEEMGIEEHYVRIIREISPIYIPPSNFYVHPYISYTKKNPVFKLQESEAMELIEFPVSSILQLNEKPEMMVLPSSRGTEVPVINFNGYIIWGATSMILSEFSQLLKNL, encoded by the coding sequence ATGAAAATTTTTGGAAAGGATTTACTGCGAAAGATCAAAGAGGCCGACCTGCACGGTGAACATGCGCACTCGGTGTACTCGCCGCCTTATCGTCCGCTATTTACCTACGAAGAAATTTTACAGCGGAATCCGCGTTTTGCAGCTGTAAACATCTTGCTTTATCTGAAAAATGATGAGTGGTATTTTCCATTAATGGTCCGTACCGAAAACGAAAACGACCGACACAGCGGACAGATCTCCCTGCCGGGTGGCAGCCGTGAAGAAGATGACCGTGATTTTGCACATACCGCACAGCGCGAAACTTCTGAAGAGATGGGAATTGAAGAACATTACGTACGCATTATCAGAGAAATTTCGCCTATTTATATTCCGCCGAGCAATTTCTATGTGCATCCCTATATTTCCTATACGAAGAAGAATCCGGTTTTTAAACTTCAGGAGTCTGAAGCTATGGAGCTGATTGAGTTTCCTGTAAGCTCGATCCTGCAGCTTAATGAAAAGCCTGAAATGATGGTGCTGCCTTCATCCAGAGGAACAGAAGTTCCTGTGATCAACTTTAACGGTTACATTATTTGGGGCGCAACTTCAATGATACTGAGCGAATTCAGCCAATTACTCAAAAATTTGTAA
- a CDS encoding Rne/Rng family ribonuclease, which yields MKKELIISYENESTKIALLEDGRLFELHEEEDNNDFNVGDLFLGRVKKLAPNLNAAFVNIGYEKDAFLHYQDLGPDFLSYQKFLKDTFAKRQQKSSLKNFQVQKDIDKHGTVDKVLAKDDVVLIQITKEPISTKGPRISTQISLTGRFLVLIPFDNKVSISKKIKSAEDRERLKTLIDSIKPEGFGVIIRTVAEGKKVAELHNDMNQLIQKWETAFKNIQKQKVPSKVLSEEDRASAILRDNFNQDFTGIICDDEQMVSDIRNYLDVIAPERQKIVQFYDSHIPLLEYYNVEKQMKQSFGKHVNIPSSKGAYLVIEHTEALHVVDVNSGPNIASAANNKDHALTVNKMAATEIARQLRLRDMGGIIVVDFIDMTNPEHRKQLYEHFKEEMKRDKARHKILPPSKFGLIQMTRQRVRPEKQIHTKEENPNADGEILAPIVVVERMEEMIRNLIQKEKGKVYLHVHPFVEAYLTKGIMSIQTKWYLKYKKWVTIIPRDSFKYLEYRLYNAKKEELVSYSN from the coding sequence ATGAAGAAAGAACTGATCATCTCCTATGAGAATGAAAGCACGAAGATTGCACTGCTTGAAGACGGAAGGCTCTTTGAACTCCACGAGGAGGAAGATAACAATGATTTTAACGTCGGCGATTTATTTTTAGGTCGGGTAAAAAAACTGGCGCCAAACCTCAACGCAGCCTTTGTGAACATTGGCTACGAGAAAGATGCATTTCTGCATTATCAAGATTTGGGGCCGGACTTCTTAAGCTATCAGAAATTTCTGAAAGACACTTTTGCAAAACGTCAGCAAAAATCGAGCCTGAAGAACTTTCAGGTTCAGAAAGATATCGATAAACACGGTACCGTAGATAAAGTGCTGGCAAAAGACGATGTGGTGCTAATACAGATCACCAAGGAACCTATTTCTACGAAAGGGCCGAGAATTTCTACACAAATCTCGCTCACGGGACGTTTCCTGGTCCTGATTCCTTTCGACAACAAGGTATCCATATCAAAAAAGATCAAAAGCGCTGAAGACCGCGAAAGACTTAAAACTTTAATTGACAGCATTAAACCGGAAGGCTTTGGGGTTATCATCAGAACCGTAGCGGAAGGTAAAAAAGTAGCTGAACTACATAACGACATGAATCAGCTCATTCAAAAATGGGAAACTGCCTTCAAAAATATTCAGAAGCAGAAAGTCCCGTCTAAAGTTTTAAGCGAAGAAGACAGAGCTTCAGCGATTTTGAGAGACAATTTCAATCAGGATTTCACCGGGATTATCTGCGATGATGAACAGATGGTGAGCGATATCAGGAATTACCTGGATGTGATCGCTCCTGAGAGACAGAAGATTGTGCAGTTCTACGATTCGCACATTCCGCTTTTGGAATATTACAACGTAGAAAAACAGATGAAGCAAAGCTTCGGGAAACACGTGAATATACCGAGTTCCAAAGGCGCCTATCTGGTGATTGAACATACTGAGGCACTTCACGTGGTGGATGTGAATTCCGGGCCAAATATCGCTTCAGCAGCAAACAATAAAGACCACGCGCTGACTGTGAACAAAATGGCTGCGACAGAAATTGCAAGACAGCTTCGCCTACGCGATATGGGCGGAATCATCGTTGTAGATTTTATCGACATGACGAATCCTGAACACCGCAAGCAGCTGTATGAACATTTCAAGGAGGAAATGAAGCGCGACAAAGCCCGCCACAAAATCCTTCCGCCAAGTAAATTTGGCCTGATCCAAATGACAAGGCAGCGTGTGAGGCCTGAAAAACAAATTCATACGAAAGAAGAAAATCCAAATGCTGACGGCGAAATTCTGGCACCGATCGTGGTTGTAGAACGTATGGAAGAAATGATCAGAAACCTGATCCAGAAGGAAAAAGGTAAAGTGTACCTGCACGTACACCCTTTTGTAGAGGCTTATCTTACCAAAGGAATAATGAGCATCCAGACCAAATGGTACCTCAAATACAAAAAATGGGTAACAATCATCCCTCGGGACAGTTTCAAGTATCTGGAATACCGTCTGTACAACGCAAAAAAAGAAGAATTAGTAAGTTACTCGAACTAA
- a CDS encoding HU family DNA-binding protein: protein MTKAELVNTISNKLGTEKNETQKVIEAFMQEIRTSMYNGDNVYLRGFGSFIIKTRAAKTGRNISKNTAIEIPAHNIPAFKPSKSFTEKVKAKVAVK, encoded by the coding sequence ATGACAAAGGCAGAATTGGTAAACACCATCTCCAATAAGTTGGGTACGGAAAAAAACGAGACACAGAAGGTTATAGAGGCATTTATGCAGGAAATAAGAACTTCAATGTATAATGGAGACAATGTGTATTTGAGAGGTTTCGGTTCTTTCATCATCAAAACAAGAGCGGCAAAAACAGGAAGAAATATTTCTAAAAACACAGCGATCGAGATTCCTGCACACAATATTCCGGCATTCAAGCCATCCAAAAGTTTTACTGAGAAAGTAAAAGCTAAAGTAGCTGTAAAATAA
- the mutY gene encoding A/G-specific adenine glycosylase produces the protein MKRNKQNPDFVHIGRKLLKWYDSNARALPWRNTKQPYNIWISEIILQQTQVKQGLNHYLNFVERFPDVQALAAAETDEVLLYWKGMGYYSRALNLHKAAKQVVEDFNGNFPEKYEDILKLKGIGKYTAAAISSICFDEKIPAVDGNFYRVVSRLFADDFDISQSSAFKYFSELSMMMMPENKPGDFNQAVMDLGSEICRPKKPDCGSCPLNENCIAFQSGTVHKFPVKLKRTKTTDLFLKYYFVHHKNQFLLKQRADDFIWKKLYEFPDEVPVEFEQFVENSTVVKHKLTHKNLTIQIETVNLTDEVDFISLAKRNHFNVVDFSESKKKSFPKPLENFIDKWIQRPTEIK, from the coding sequence TTGAAACGAAACAAACAAAACCCTGATTTTGTTCACATTGGTAGAAAACTTCTGAAGTGGTACGATTCGAATGCAAGAGCGTTGCCATGGCGAAATACTAAACAACCGTATAATATTTGGATTTCCGAGATTATACTGCAGCAAACACAGGTAAAACAGGGGCTTAATCACTATTTAAACTTTGTTGAAAGATTTCCGGATGTGCAGGCGCTTGCCGCAGCAGAAACGGATGAAGTTTTATTATATTGGAAAGGGATGGGCTATTATTCCCGCGCATTGAATCTTCATAAAGCAGCGAAGCAGGTTGTAGAAGATTTTAACGGAAATTTTCCTGAAAAATATGAAGACATTCTTAAACTGAAAGGAATAGGAAAATATACTGCCGCAGCAATTTCAAGCATTTGTTTTGATGAAAAAATCCCAGCGGTTGACGGCAATTTCTACCGTGTGGTTTCCAGGTTATTTGCCGATGATTTTGATATTTCCCAAAGTTCCGCATTTAAATATTTTTCGGAATTGTCGATGATGATGATGCCTGAAAATAAACCGGGCGATTTCAATCAGGCTGTGATGGATCTGGGATCAGAAATTTGCAGGCCCAAAAAGCCCGATTGTGGCAGTTGCCCTTTAAACGAAAACTGCATCGCATTCCAGTCAGGAACCGTACATAAGTTTCCAGTGAAACTGAAACGTACCAAAACCACGGATTTATTCCTTAAATATTACTTCGTTCATCACAAAAACCAGTTTTTATTAAAGCAGCGTGCCGATGATTTTATCTGGAAAAAACTTTATGAATTTCCGGATGAGGTTCCTGTGGAGTTCGAACAATTTGTGGAGAATTCAACTGTTGTCAAACATAAACTTACCCATAAAAACCTTACCATACAGATTGAAACTGTGAATCTTACTGATGAAGTAGATTTTATTTCACTTGCAAAAAGAAATCATTTTAACGTTGTCGATTTTTCTGAATCTAAAAAGAAATCATTCCCCAAACCTTTGGAGAATTTCATAGATAAGTGGATTCAGAGACCGACTGAAATTAAATGA
- the gldD gene encoding gliding motility lipoprotein GldD, whose translation MLKNAVFAIICLLLFSCGKDAAPKPMGDLRLEYPNSGYKEFSSACPYSFEYSGFAKVEEGKQPCWYYITYPKMKAKVFLTYFPIKNDFDLHVKEAEKMVYEHTIKASSIKTKSFSYPVNKVYGNLYELKGQSASNIQFYATDSAKHFVTANLYFNTRPKPDSLAPAVDYIKKDILHMLDTFKWKN comes from the coding sequence ATGTTAAAAAATGCAGTTTTTGCAATTATTTGCCTCTTACTTTTTTCCTGCGGTAAAGATGCTGCTCCCAAACCGATGGGCGACCTTCGTCTCGAGTATCCAAACTCCGGATATAAGGAGTTTTCATCTGCCTGTCCTTATTCTTTTGAGTATTCTGGTTTTGCAAAAGTGGAGGAGGGAAAACAGCCTTGCTGGTATTATATTACCTATCCAAAAATGAAGGCAAAGGTCTTTCTCACCTATTTTCCTATAAAAAACGATTTTGATCTTCATGTGAAAGAAGCCGAAAAAATGGTTTACGAACACACGATCAAAGCTTCTTCGATTAAAACCAAGTCATTCAGTTATCCGGTAAATAAAGTGTACGGAAATTTATATGAACTGAAAGGGCAGAGCGCTTCGAACATCCAGTTTTATGCGACCGACAGCGCGAAGCATTTCGTTACGGCAAACCTTTATTTTAACACAAGACCGAAACCCGATTCTCTTGCTCCGGCCGTAGATTATATTAAAAAGGATATTTTGCATATGCTGGATACTTTTAAATGGAAAAATTAA